One Labrus mixtus chromosome 22, fLabMix1.1, whole genome shotgun sequence genomic window carries:
- the usp6nl gene encoding USP6 N-terminal-like protein isoform X3 — protein MVLQGYWKSSDTDQDAALKLVQERAEIVAKYDKGKEATVEPWEDTNYHLYKVIDRFGFVHQDELPSYDSVEQKQKHMEVERTSKWLKMLKSWDKYKNSEKLVRRIYKGIPLQLRGEVWCLLLDVPKIKEEKKDFYEKLKARARGVSPDIRQIDLDVNRTYRDHIMFMHRYDVKQQALFHVLTAYSMYNTEVGYCQGMSQITALLLIYMNEEDAFWALVKLLSGQKHAMHGFFVPGFPKLMRFQEHHDRILKKTMPKLKQHLDNQEVFTSLYTMKWFFQCFLDRTPFTLTLRIWDIYILEGERVLPSMSYTILKLHKKHLMKLTMEDLVEFLQATLNKDFFFEDDFVIEQLQASMTELRRAKLELPAAGKDDEFPKKPLGQLPPEVTVDGAIHVGNGQSHVEPVEPPRDPSPTPEPQRDSRPPSRARRDSFEKPMRHHKAERRDVRSRGSGEIPNEHQKQSNSTTPERGATPTTAPTPMPQLGTVERRKQQRHATANHNSNAVSSSHREITPRWFKPSDTKLEAAKAAAAREHRSRGASPAPSSPEDSALLHRRPHSKGFVPGSDRGSNASQYDNVPGLPEQDFEILELERPPSRMRTPRSETPFSASSLHPSSPNRGPSLGGSVVSIASVPRMPIHPVPQIFSHNSPARIQPGYPGNQNQYHTPPQQHSPGRPTTEVPILHPAYSISLDQGGEDRLYPPPTRFTPPSKVVYGERAYATTQRPPDRSPEKALMNNSYTTYRRQSPSNSAHNPGHPHPEHYLQVETQGRSTPIYLQQLTSATQVYAPVDYRFEGQRRVDANQHFHQEGGPRRPVDGLTWAPENELPPPSPGGMPRSPSFQRAQMSPVQEFTFPANPDGLLHYRTQFQEQEPVMRQQLPQLFGGSHYRHAQEAFAMQESMLL, from the exons CGTCTGATACCGATCAGGATGCGGCGTTGAAACTCGTCCAGGAGCGAGCTGAGATAGTCGCCAAATATGACAAG GGTAAAGAGGCGACCGTGGAGCCCTGGGAGGACACCAACTACCACCTGTACAAAGTCATCGACCGCTTCGGCTTCGTCCA tCAGGATGAACTTCCATCCTACGACTCGGTGGAGCAAAAG cAAAAACACATGGAGGTGGAGCGGACGAGCAAGTGGCTGAAGATGCTGAAGAGCTGGGACAAATACaagaacagtgagaag ctGGTCCGGAGGATCTATAAGGGAATCCCGCTGCAGCTCCGAGGGGAGGTGTGGTGTCTGCTGCTCGATGTTCCCAAAatcaaagaggagaagaaagattTCTACGAG AAACTAAAAGCCCGAGCCCGAGGCGTCTCCCCGGACATCCGTCAGATCGACCTGGACGTGAACCGCACCTACAGGGACCACATCATGTTCATGCATCGCTACGATGTCAA gcagCAGGCTCTGTTCCACGTCCTCACAGCGTACTCCATGTACAACACG gagGTGGGTTACTGTCAGGGCATGAGTCAGATCACGGCTCTGCTGCTCATCTACATGAACGAAGAGGACGCCTTCTGGGCTCTGGTCAAACTGCTGTCAGGACAGAAGCACGCCATGCACG GTTTCTTCGTCCCGGGTTTCCCCAAGCTGATGCGCTTCCAGGAGCATCACGACCGCATCCTGAAGAAGACGATGCCCAAACTGAAGCAACACCTG GACAACCAGGAAGTGTTCACCAGTCTGTACACCATGAAGTGGTTCTTTCAGTGCTTCCTGGACAGA ACTCCGTTCACCCTCACCCTGAGGATCTGGGACATCTACATCttagagggggagagagtgcTGCCCTCCATGTCCTACACTATCCTCAAACTGCACAAGA agCACCTGATGAAGCTGACCATGGAGGACCTGGTGGAGTTCCTTCAGGCCACTCTGAACAAAGACTTCTTCTTCGAGGACGACTTTGTGATCGAGCAGCTGCAGGCGTCCATGACGGAGCTCAGGAGGGCCAAACTGGAGCTTCCTGCAGCAG GTAAAGATGACGAGTTTCCCAAGAAGCCTCTAGGGCAGCTTCCTCCTGAGGTGACGGTCGACGGGGCAATCCACGTCGGCAACGGTCAAAGCCATGTTGAGCCGGTGGAACCTCCGAGAGACCCCAGTCCCACACCTGAACCCCAACGGGACAGTCGCCCCCCCAGCCGGGCGCGCCGGGACTCGTTTGAGAAACCGATGCGCCACCACAAGGCTGAGAGACGAGACGTCCGCTCCAGGGGATCAGGGGAGATCCCGAATGAGCATCAAAAGCAGTCCAACTCCACCACACCTGAGAGGGGGGCGACGCCGACCACAGCGCCCACACCGATGCCACAGCTCGGCACCGTGGAAAGACGGAAGCAGCAGAGGCACGCCACCGCCAACCACAACTCCAACGCGGTCTCCAGTTCTCACAGGGAGATCACGCCGCGCTGGTTCAAACCCTCCGACACAAAGCTGGAAGCGGCTAAAGCGGCGGCGGCCCGGGAGCATCGGAGCCGAGGAGCGTCGCCCGCCCCGTCCAGCCCTGAGGACTCTGCGCTACTCCACCGCCGACCACACTCGAAGGGCTTTGTCCCCGGTTCAGACCGAGGTTCCAACGCCTCCCAATATGACAATGTACCAGGTCTACCggagcaagattttgaaatcCTGGAGCTTGAGAGACCTCCGTCCAGAATGAGGACCCCTCGCAGCGAGACGCCGTTTAGCGCATCGTCCCTCCATCCTAGCAGTCCCAACCGAGGACCCAGTCTTGGTGGTAGTGTTGTTTCCATAGCGTCAGTTCCCAGGATGCCCATACACCCTGTTCCTCAAATATTTTCCCACAACAGTCCAGCCAGGATCCAGCCTGGTTACCCTGGCAACCAAAACCAGTACCACACTCCTCCCCAGCAGCACTCCCCAGGAAGACCCACTACTGAGGTCCCGATCTTACATCCAGCCTACAGTATAAGTCTGGACCAAGGAGGGGAGGATAGACTGTACCCTCCGCCCACCCGGTTTACCCCGCCCTCCAAAGTGGTGTATGGGGAACGAGCGTATGCCACCACCCAAAGACCTCCTGACAGATCACCAGAGAAGGCTCTGATGAACAATTCCTACACCACCTACCGCAGACAGTCGCCGTCTAACTCCGCCCACAACCCTGGGCATCCTCACCCAGAGCACTACCTGCAGGTGGAAACCCAGGGACGCTCCACCCCCATCTAcctacaacagctcacctccgCCACACAGGTCTACGCTCCGGTGGACTACAGGTTTGAGGGGCAGAGGAGAGTCGACGCAAACCAGCACTTTCACCAAGAAGGCGGGCCTCGGCGGCCTGTAGACGGACTCACATGGGCGCCAGAGAACGAGCTGCCCCCTCCTTCCCCGGGCGGGATGCCCCGCTCGCCCAGCTTCCAGCGAGCCCAAATGTCCCCCGTTCAGGAATTCACATTTCCCGCCAACCCCGACGGCCTGCTCCACTACAGGACACAGTTCCAGGAGCAGGAGCCCGTCATGAGGCAACAGCTCCCCCAGCTGTTTGGAGGGTCACACTACAGGCACGCCCAGGAGGCGTTTGCCATGCAGGAATCTATGCTGCTGTGA
- the usp6nl gene encoding USP6 N-terminal-like protein isoform X1, whose amino-acid sequence MQVLQIVKELVSPSRRRAATRFGASDTDQDAALKLVQERAEIVAKYDKGKEATVEPWEDTNYHLYKVIDRFGFVHQDELPSYDSVEQKQKHMEVERTSKWLKMLKSWDKYKNSEKLVRRIYKGIPLQLRGEVWCLLLDVPKIKEEKKDFYEKLKARARGVSPDIRQIDLDVNRTYRDHIMFMHRYDVKQQALFHVLTAYSMYNTEVGYCQGMSQITALLLIYMNEEDAFWALVKLLSGQKHAMHGFFVPGFPKLMRFQEHHDRILKKTMPKLKQHLDNQEVFTSLYTMKWFFQCFLDRTPFTLTLRIWDIYILEGERVLPSMSYTILKLHKKHLMKLTMEDLVEFLQATLNKDFFFEDDFVIEQLQASMTELRRAKLELPAAGKDDEFPKKPLGQLPPEVTVDGAIHVGNGQSHVEPVEPPRDPSPTPEPQRDSRPPSRARRDSFEKPMRHHKAERRDVRSRGSGEIPNEHQKQSNSTTPERGATPTTAPTPMPQLGTVERRKQQRHATANHNSNAVSSSHREITPRWFKPSDTKLEAAKAAAAREHRSRGASPAPSSPEDSALLHRRPHSKGFVPGSDRGSNASQYDNVPGLPEQDFEILELERPPSRMRTPRSETPFSASSLHPSSPNRGPSLGGSVVSIASVPRMPIHPVPQIFSHNSPARIQPGYPGNQNQYHTPPQQHSPGRPTTEVPILHPAYSISLDQGGEDRLYPPPTRFTPPSKVVYGERAYATTQRPPDRSPEKALMNNSYTTYRRQSPSNSAHNPGHPHPEHYLQVETQGRSTPIYLQQLTSATQVYAPVDYRFEGQRRVDANQHFHQEGGPRRPVDGLTWAPENELPPPSPGGMPRSPSFQRAQMSPVQEFTFPANPDGLLHYRTQFQEQEPVMRQQLPQLFGGSHYRHAQEAFAMQESMLL is encoded by the exons CGTCTGATACCGATCAGGATGCGGCGTTGAAACTCGTCCAGGAGCGAGCTGAGATAGTCGCCAAATATGACAAG GGTAAAGAGGCGACCGTGGAGCCCTGGGAGGACACCAACTACCACCTGTACAAAGTCATCGACCGCTTCGGCTTCGTCCA tCAGGATGAACTTCCATCCTACGACTCGGTGGAGCAAAAG cAAAAACACATGGAGGTGGAGCGGACGAGCAAGTGGCTGAAGATGCTGAAGAGCTGGGACAAATACaagaacagtgagaag ctGGTCCGGAGGATCTATAAGGGAATCCCGCTGCAGCTCCGAGGGGAGGTGTGGTGTCTGCTGCTCGATGTTCCCAAAatcaaagaggagaagaaagattTCTACGAG AAACTAAAAGCCCGAGCCCGAGGCGTCTCCCCGGACATCCGTCAGATCGACCTGGACGTGAACCGCACCTACAGGGACCACATCATGTTCATGCATCGCTACGATGTCAA gcagCAGGCTCTGTTCCACGTCCTCACAGCGTACTCCATGTACAACACG gagGTGGGTTACTGTCAGGGCATGAGTCAGATCACGGCTCTGCTGCTCATCTACATGAACGAAGAGGACGCCTTCTGGGCTCTGGTCAAACTGCTGTCAGGACAGAAGCACGCCATGCACG GTTTCTTCGTCCCGGGTTTCCCCAAGCTGATGCGCTTCCAGGAGCATCACGACCGCATCCTGAAGAAGACGATGCCCAAACTGAAGCAACACCTG GACAACCAGGAAGTGTTCACCAGTCTGTACACCATGAAGTGGTTCTTTCAGTGCTTCCTGGACAGA ACTCCGTTCACCCTCACCCTGAGGATCTGGGACATCTACATCttagagggggagagagtgcTGCCCTCCATGTCCTACACTATCCTCAAACTGCACAAGA agCACCTGATGAAGCTGACCATGGAGGACCTGGTGGAGTTCCTTCAGGCCACTCTGAACAAAGACTTCTTCTTCGAGGACGACTTTGTGATCGAGCAGCTGCAGGCGTCCATGACGGAGCTCAGGAGGGCCAAACTGGAGCTTCCTGCAGCAG GTAAAGATGACGAGTTTCCCAAGAAGCCTCTAGGGCAGCTTCCTCCTGAGGTGACGGTCGACGGGGCAATCCACGTCGGCAACGGTCAAAGCCATGTTGAGCCGGTGGAACCTCCGAGAGACCCCAGTCCCACACCTGAACCCCAACGGGACAGTCGCCCCCCCAGCCGGGCGCGCCGGGACTCGTTTGAGAAACCGATGCGCCACCACAAGGCTGAGAGACGAGACGTCCGCTCCAGGGGATCAGGGGAGATCCCGAATGAGCATCAAAAGCAGTCCAACTCCACCACACCTGAGAGGGGGGCGACGCCGACCACAGCGCCCACACCGATGCCACAGCTCGGCACCGTGGAAAGACGGAAGCAGCAGAGGCACGCCACCGCCAACCACAACTCCAACGCGGTCTCCAGTTCTCACAGGGAGATCACGCCGCGCTGGTTCAAACCCTCCGACACAAAGCTGGAAGCGGCTAAAGCGGCGGCGGCCCGGGAGCATCGGAGCCGAGGAGCGTCGCCCGCCCCGTCCAGCCCTGAGGACTCTGCGCTACTCCACCGCCGACCACACTCGAAGGGCTTTGTCCCCGGTTCAGACCGAGGTTCCAACGCCTCCCAATATGACAATGTACCAGGTCTACCggagcaagattttgaaatcCTGGAGCTTGAGAGACCTCCGTCCAGAATGAGGACCCCTCGCAGCGAGACGCCGTTTAGCGCATCGTCCCTCCATCCTAGCAGTCCCAACCGAGGACCCAGTCTTGGTGGTAGTGTTGTTTCCATAGCGTCAGTTCCCAGGATGCCCATACACCCTGTTCCTCAAATATTTTCCCACAACAGTCCAGCCAGGATCCAGCCTGGTTACCCTGGCAACCAAAACCAGTACCACACTCCTCCCCAGCAGCACTCCCCAGGAAGACCCACTACTGAGGTCCCGATCTTACATCCAGCCTACAGTATAAGTCTGGACCAAGGAGGGGAGGATAGACTGTACCCTCCGCCCACCCGGTTTACCCCGCCCTCCAAAGTGGTGTATGGGGAACGAGCGTATGCCACCACCCAAAGACCTCCTGACAGATCACCAGAGAAGGCTCTGATGAACAATTCCTACACCACCTACCGCAGACAGTCGCCGTCTAACTCCGCCCACAACCCTGGGCATCCTCACCCAGAGCACTACCTGCAGGTGGAAACCCAGGGACGCTCCACCCCCATCTAcctacaacagctcacctccgCCACACAGGTCTACGCTCCGGTGGACTACAGGTTTGAGGGGCAGAGGAGAGTCGACGCAAACCAGCACTTTCACCAAGAAGGCGGGCCTCGGCGGCCTGTAGACGGACTCACATGGGCGCCAGAGAACGAGCTGCCCCCTCCTTCCCCGGGCGGGATGCCCCGCTCGCCCAGCTTCCAGCGAGCCCAAATGTCCCCCGTTCAGGAATTCACATTTCCCGCCAACCCCGACGGCCTGCTCCACTACAGGACACAGTTCCAGGAGCAGGAGCCCGTCATGAGGCAACAGCTCCCCCAGCTGTTTGGAGGGTCACACTACAGGCACGCCCAGGAGGCGTTTGCCATGCAGGAATCTATGCTGCTGTGA
- the usp6nl gene encoding USP6 N-terminal-like protein isoform X2 produces the protein MRTKARSEDLLDGLKRASDTDQDAALKLVQERAEIVAKYDKGKEATVEPWEDTNYHLYKVIDRFGFVHQDELPSYDSVEQKQKHMEVERTSKWLKMLKSWDKYKNSEKLVRRIYKGIPLQLRGEVWCLLLDVPKIKEEKKDFYEKLKARARGVSPDIRQIDLDVNRTYRDHIMFMHRYDVKQQALFHVLTAYSMYNTEVGYCQGMSQITALLLIYMNEEDAFWALVKLLSGQKHAMHGFFVPGFPKLMRFQEHHDRILKKTMPKLKQHLDNQEVFTSLYTMKWFFQCFLDRTPFTLTLRIWDIYILEGERVLPSMSYTILKLHKKHLMKLTMEDLVEFLQATLNKDFFFEDDFVIEQLQASMTELRRAKLELPAAGKDDEFPKKPLGQLPPEVTVDGAIHVGNGQSHVEPVEPPRDPSPTPEPQRDSRPPSRARRDSFEKPMRHHKAERRDVRSRGSGEIPNEHQKQSNSTTPERGATPTTAPTPMPQLGTVERRKQQRHATANHNSNAVSSSHREITPRWFKPSDTKLEAAKAAAAREHRSRGASPAPSSPEDSALLHRRPHSKGFVPGSDRGSNASQYDNVPGLPEQDFEILELERPPSRMRTPRSETPFSASSLHPSSPNRGPSLGGSVVSIASVPRMPIHPVPQIFSHNSPARIQPGYPGNQNQYHTPPQQHSPGRPTTEVPILHPAYSISLDQGGEDRLYPPPTRFTPPSKVVYGERAYATTQRPPDRSPEKALMNNSYTTYRRQSPSNSAHNPGHPHPEHYLQVETQGRSTPIYLQQLTSATQVYAPVDYRFEGQRRVDANQHFHQEGGPRRPVDGLTWAPENELPPPSPGGMPRSPSFQRAQMSPVQEFTFPANPDGLLHYRTQFQEQEPVMRQQLPQLFGGSHYRHAQEAFAMQESMLL, from the exons CGTCTGATACCGATCAGGATGCGGCGTTGAAACTCGTCCAGGAGCGAGCTGAGATAGTCGCCAAATATGACAAG GGTAAAGAGGCGACCGTGGAGCCCTGGGAGGACACCAACTACCACCTGTACAAAGTCATCGACCGCTTCGGCTTCGTCCA tCAGGATGAACTTCCATCCTACGACTCGGTGGAGCAAAAG cAAAAACACATGGAGGTGGAGCGGACGAGCAAGTGGCTGAAGATGCTGAAGAGCTGGGACAAATACaagaacagtgagaag ctGGTCCGGAGGATCTATAAGGGAATCCCGCTGCAGCTCCGAGGGGAGGTGTGGTGTCTGCTGCTCGATGTTCCCAAAatcaaagaggagaagaaagattTCTACGAG AAACTAAAAGCCCGAGCCCGAGGCGTCTCCCCGGACATCCGTCAGATCGACCTGGACGTGAACCGCACCTACAGGGACCACATCATGTTCATGCATCGCTACGATGTCAA gcagCAGGCTCTGTTCCACGTCCTCACAGCGTACTCCATGTACAACACG gagGTGGGTTACTGTCAGGGCATGAGTCAGATCACGGCTCTGCTGCTCATCTACATGAACGAAGAGGACGCCTTCTGGGCTCTGGTCAAACTGCTGTCAGGACAGAAGCACGCCATGCACG GTTTCTTCGTCCCGGGTTTCCCCAAGCTGATGCGCTTCCAGGAGCATCACGACCGCATCCTGAAGAAGACGATGCCCAAACTGAAGCAACACCTG GACAACCAGGAAGTGTTCACCAGTCTGTACACCATGAAGTGGTTCTTTCAGTGCTTCCTGGACAGA ACTCCGTTCACCCTCACCCTGAGGATCTGGGACATCTACATCttagagggggagagagtgcTGCCCTCCATGTCCTACACTATCCTCAAACTGCACAAGA agCACCTGATGAAGCTGACCATGGAGGACCTGGTGGAGTTCCTTCAGGCCACTCTGAACAAAGACTTCTTCTTCGAGGACGACTTTGTGATCGAGCAGCTGCAGGCGTCCATGACGGAGCTCAGGAGGGCCAAACTGGAGCTTCCTGCAGCAG GTAAAGATGACGAGTTTCCCAAGAAGCCTCTAGGGCAGCTTCCTCCTGAGGTGACGGTCGACGGGGCAATCCACGTCGGCAACGGTCAAAGCCATGTTGAGCCGGTGGAACCTCCGAGAGACCCCAGTCCCACACCTGAACCCCAACGGGACAGTCGCCCCCCCAGCCGGGCGCGCCGGGACTCGTTTGAGAAACCGATGCGCCACCACAAGGCTGAGAGACGAGACGTCCGCTCCAGGGGATCAGGGGAGATCCCGAATGAGCATCAAAAGCAGTCCAACTCCACCACACCTGAGAGGGGGGCGACGCCGACCACAGCGCCCACACCGATGCCACAGCTCGGCACCGTGGAAAGACGGAAGCAGCAGAGGCACGCCACCGCCAACCACAACTCCAACGCGGTCTCCAGTTCTCACAGGGAGATCACGCCGCGCTGGTTCAAACCCTCCGACACAAAGCTGGAAGCGGCTAAAGCGGCGGCGGCCCGGGAGCATCGGAGCCGAGGAGCGTCGCCCGCCCCGTCCAGCCCTGAGGACTCTGCGCTACTCCACCGCCGACCACACTCGAAGGGCTTTGTCCCCGGTTCAGACCGAGGTTCCAACGCCTCCCAATATGACAATGTACCAGGTCTACCggagcaagattttgaaatcCTGGAGCTTGAGAGACCTCCGTCCAGAATGAGGACCCCTCGCAGCGAGACGCCGTTTAGCGCATCGTCCCTCCATCCTAGCAGTCCCAACCGAGGACCCAGTCTTGGTGGTAGTGTTGTTTCCATAGCGTCAGTTCCCAGGATGCCCATACACCCTGTTCCTCAAATATTTTCCCACAACAGTCCAGCCAGGATCCAGCCTGGTTACCCTGGCAACCAAAACCAGTACCACACTCCTCCCCAGCAGCACTCCCCAGGAAGACCCACTACTGAGGTCCCGATCTTACATCCAGCCTACAGTATAAGTCTGGACCAAGGAGGGGAGGATAGACTGTACCCTCCGCCCACCCGGTTTACCCCGCCCTCCAAAGTGGTGTATGGGGAACGAGCGTATGCCACCACCCAAAGACCTCCTGACAGATCACCAGAGAAGGCTCTGATGAACAATTCCTACACCACCTACCGCAGACAGTCGCCGTCTAACTCCGCCCACAACCCTGGGCATCCTCACCCAGAGCACTACCTGCAGGTGGAAACCCAGGGACGCTCCACCCCCATCTAcctacaacagctcacctccgCCACACAGGTCTACGCTCCGGTGGACTACAGGTTTGAGGGGCAGAGGAGAGTCGACGCAAACCAGCACTTTCACCAAGAAGGCGGGCCTCGGCGGCCTGTAGACGGACTCACATGGGCGCCAGAGAACGAGCTGCCCCCTCCTTCCCCGGGCGGGATGCCCCGCTCGCCCAGCTTCCAGCGAGCCCAAATGTCCCCCGTTCAGGAATTCACATTTCCCGCCAACCCCGACGGCCTGCTCCACTACAGGACACAGTTCCAGGAGCAGGAGCCCGTCATGAGGCAACAGCTCCCCCAGCTGTTTGGAGGGTCACACTACAGGCACGCCCAGGAGGCGTTTGCCATGCAGGAATCTATGCTGCTGTGA
- the usp6nl gene encoding USP6 N-terminal-like protein isoform X4, whose product MTSDTDQDAALKLVQERAEIVAKYDKGKEATVEPWEDTNYHLYKVIDRFGFVHQDELPSYDSVEQKQKHMEVERTSKWLKMLKSWDKYKNSEKLVRRIYKGIPLQLRGEVWCLLLDVPKIKEEKKDFYEKLKARARGVSPDIRQIDLDVNRTYRDHIMFMHRYDVKQQALFHVLTAYSMYNTEVGYCQGMSQITALLLIYMNEEDAFWALVKLLSGQKHAMHGFFVPGFPKLMRFQEHHDRILKKTMPKLKQHLDNQEVFTSLYTMKWFFQCFLDRTPFTLTLRIWDIYILEGERVLPSMSYTILKLHKKHLMKLTMEDLVEFLQATLNKDFFFEDDFVIEQLQASMTELRRAKLELPAAGKDDEFPKKPLGQLPPEVTVDGAIHVGNGQSHVEPVEPPRDPSPTPEPQRDSRPPSRARRDSFEKPMRHHKAERRDVRSRGSGEIPNEHQKQSNSTTPERGATPTTAPTPMPQLGTVERRKQQRHATANHNSNAVSSSHREITPRWFKPSDTKLEAAKAAAAREHRSRGASPAPSSPEDSALLHRRPHSKGFVPGSDRGSNASQYDNVPGLPEQDFEILELERPPSRMRTPRSETPFSASSLHPSSPNRGPSLGGSVVSIASVPRMPIHPVPQIFSHNSPARIQPGYPGNQNQYHTPPQQHSPGRPTTEVPILHPAYSISLDQGGEDRLYPPPTRFTPPSKVVYGERAYATTQRPPDRSPEKALMNNSYTTYRRQSPSNSAHNPGHPHPEHYLQVETQGRSTPIYLQQLTSATQVYAPVDYRFEGQRRVDANQHFHQEGGPRRPVDGLTWAPENELPPPSPGGMPRSPSFQRAQMSPVQEFTFPANPDGLLHYRTQFQEQEPVMRQQLPQLFGGSHYRHAQEAFAMQESMLL is encoded by the exons CGTCTGATACCGATCAGGATGCGGCGTTGAAACTCGTCCAGGAGCGAGCTGAGATAGTCGCCAAATATGACAAG GGTAAAGAGGCGACCGTGGAGCCCTGGGAGGACACCAACTACCACCTGTACAAAGTCATCGACCGCTTCGGCTTCGTCCA tCAGGATGAACTTCCATCCTACGACTCGGTGGAGCAAAAG cAAAAACACATGGAGGTGGAGCGGACGAGCAAGTGGCTGAAGATGCTGAAGAGCTGGGACAAATACaagaacagtgagaag ctGGTCCGGAGGATCTATAAGGGAATCCCGCTGCAGCTCCGAGGGGAGGTGTGGTGTCTGCTGCTCGATGTTCCCAAAatcaaagaggagaagaaagattTCTACGAG AAACTAAAAGCCCGAGCCCGAGGCGTCTCCCCGGACATCCGTCAGATCGACCTGGACGTGAACCGCACCTACAGGGACCACATCATGTTCATGCATCGCTACGATGTCAA gcagCAGGCTCTGTTCCACGTCCTCACAGCGTACTCCATGTACAACACG gagGTGGGTTACTGTCAGGGCATGAGTCAGATCACGGCTCTGCTGCTCATCTACATGAACGAAGAGGACGCCTTCTGGGCTCTGGTCAAACTGCTGTCAGGACAGAAGCACGCCATGCACG GTTTCTTCGTCCCGGGTTTCCCCAAGCTGATGCGCTTCCAGGAGCATCACGACCGCATCCTGAAGAAGACGATGCCCAAACTGAAGCAACACCTG GACAACCAGGAAGTGTTCACCAGTCTGTACACCATGAAGTGGTTCTTTCAGTGCTTCCTGGACAGA ACTCCGTTCACCCTCACCCTGAGGATCTGGGACATCTACATCttagagggggagagagtgcTGCCCTCCATGTCCTACACTATCCTCAAACTGCACAAGA agCACCTGATGAAGCTGACCATGGAGGACCTGGTGGAGTTCCTTCAGGCCACTCTGAACAAAGACTTCTTCTTCGAGGACGACTTTGTGATCGAGCAGCTGCAGGCGTCCATGACGGAGCTCAGGAGGGCCAAACTGGAGCTTCCTGCAGCAG GTAAAGATGACGAGTTTCCCAAGAAGCCTCTAGGGCAGCTTCCTCCTGAGGTGACGGTCGACGGGGCAATCCACGTCGGCAACGGTCAAAGCCATGTTGAGCCGGTGGAACCTCCGAGAGACCCCAGTCCCACACCTGAACCCCAACGGGACAGTCGCCCCCCCAGCCGGGCGCGCCGGGACTCGTTTGAGAAACCGATGCGCCACCACAAGGCTGAGAGACGAGACGTCCGCTCCAGGGGATCAGGGGAGATCCCGAATGAGCATCAAAAGCAGTCCAACTCCACCACACCTGAGAGGGGGGCGACGCCGACCACAGCGCCCACACCGATGCCACAGCTCGGCACCGTGGAAAGACGGAAGCAGCAGAGGCACGCCACCGCCAACCACAACTCCAACGCGGTCTCCAGTTCTCACAGGGAGATCACGCCGCGCTGGTTCAAACCCTCCGACACAAAGCTGGAAGCGGCTAAAGCGGCGGCGGCCCGGGAGCATCGGAGCCGAGGAGCGTCGCCCGCCCCGTCCAGCCCTGAGGACTCTGCGCTACTCCACCGCCGACCACACTCGAAGGGCTTTGTCCCCGGTTCAGACCGAGGTTCCAACGCCTCCCAATATGACAATGTACCAGGTCTACCggagcaagattttgaaatcCTGGAGCTTGAGAGACCTCCGTCCAGAATGAGGACCCCTCGCAGCGAGACGCCGTTTAGCGCATCGTCCCTCCATCCTAGCAGTCCCAACCGAGGACCCAGTCTTGGTGGTAGTGTTGTTTCCATAGCGTCAGTTCCCAGGATGCCCATACACCCTGTTCCTCAAATATTTTCCCACAACAGTCCAGCCAGGATCCAGCCTGGTTACCCTGGCAACCAAAACCAGTACCACACTCCTCCCCAGCAGCACTCCCCAGGAAGACCCACTACTGAGGTCCCGATCTTACATCCAGCCTACAGTATAAGTCTGGACCAAGGAGGGGAGGATAGACTGTACCCTCCGCCCACCCGGTTTACCCCGCCCTCCAAAGTGGTGTATGGGGAACGAGCGTATGCCACCACCCAAAGACCTCCTGACAGATCACCAGAGAAGGCTCTGATGAACAATTCCTACACCACCTACCGCAGACAGTCGCCGTCTAACTCCGCCCACAACCCTGGGCATCCTCACCCAGAGCACTACCTGCAGGTGGAAACCCAGGGACGCTCCACCCCCATCTAcctacaacagctcacctccgCCACACAGGTCTACGCTCCGGTGGACTACAGGTTTGAGGGGCAGAGGAGAGTCGACGCAAACCAGCACTTTCACCAAGAAGGCGGGCCTCGGCGGCCTGTAGACGGACTCACATGGGCGCCAGAGAACGAGCTGCCCCCTCCTTCCCCGGGCGGGATGCCCCGCTCGCCCAGCTTCCAGCGAGCCCAAATGTCCCCCGTTCAGGAATTCACATTTCCCGCCAACCCCGACGGCCTGCTCCACTACAGGACACAGTTCCAGGAGCAGGAGCCCGTCATGAGGCAACAGCTCCCCCAGCTGTTTGGAGGGTCACACTACAGGCACGCCCAGGAGGCGTTTGCCATGCAGGAATCTATGCTGCTGTGA